CGGTTGATCCGGTACGGAAAGACTCCGCCGCTTCAATCTTAATCCATTCTTTTAAGGTTGACACTCCGGGGCGCCGATGATAGGATTTCTCAACTTTCGGGGGTGGGGTTGGAACGGCTGATTCTCTTTTTCGCATCCGGTTTTTACAGCGGTTATGCCCCCGTTGCCTCGGGGACCTTCGGGACCCTGGTCGGAATTGCTCTCTATCTACTTCTAAGCCGATTTTCTCTTATCTTATACAGCATTCTGACCGTTGCCGTCTCTGCCGCCGGAATCGGTCTGGCTTCAAAGGCGGAAACAATCCTCGGGGAGAAGGACAGCGGGATCATCGTGATCGATGAGATTGCGGGATTCTTGATTACCATGTGGGGATTGCCGCCGACATGGCGGATGGTGGCGGCCGGTTTTCTCTTCTTCCGTTTTTTCGATGTGCTGAAACCCTTTCCTGTACGCTGGATCGACCGGAATATTCCGGGCGGGTGGGGAGTGATGTTCGATGATCTTCTGGCCGGGGTCTATGCGAACCTGACCCTCCGCCTGGCCCTGCTGGTGTTGAACCGATGAAGGATCTTGTGGAAGAAGTCGGCAGGCTCCTGTTGGAAAGGGGGAAAACGATCGCTCTGGCCGAGTCCTGTACGGGGGGGCTCATCATCTCCCTGCTTGTGGATTTTCCGGGGATCTCCGCCGTTCTGGAACGGGGCGTGGTGACCTACAGCAATCGATCGAAGACGGACCTGCTCGGCGTACCCGCTGAACTGATCGAACGGCAGGGTGCCGTTAGCCGTGAGACGGCCCGTGCCATGGCCGTGGGGATCCGGGATCGTGCCGGTACGGATGTCGGCCTGGCCGTGACGGGAATTGCCGGACCTTCCGGCGGGACGCCGGAGAAACCGGTGGGGACGGTTTTTATTGCAATTGCTGAAGCGGGCGGGGCGGAAGTAGTGCCCTGCCGTTTTTCGGGGGACCGGAGATCCATCCGGGAACAGAGTGCGGCAAAGGCGCTGACGGTTCTTCTGGATGTTCTCCGGACGGGATGAACCGTTCCGTCTTTCCCGTGGAAGGGAGGTGTCGTCGGTCTGAAAAGACTCCGGGCCTTTATCGCCATCGAGATCTCCGGTCCGGTCAAGGAGTCGCTTCAGCGGATCCAGGACTCCTTCCGGCGACTCGGGGATCGGGTCGGATGGGTCAAACCTGCGGGGATGCACCTGACCCTGAAGTTCTTGGGAGAGATCGAAGAGACGATGATTCCCCCGATCAGCGAGGCGATCTCCCGTACTTGTGCGGGGCGGGAGCCTTTCATGCTTCATCTCGCCGGAGTCGGCGTCTTCCCGGGGGCGAAGTGTCCTCGTATCCTTTGGGCGGGTGTTGCACAGGGAGAAGAGCAGCTTCGGAGTATCTTCTCCAGACTTGATCCCCTGTTGGAACGGATCGGCTTTCCGCAGGAAAAACGAGTTTTTCATCCCCATGTTACCCTCGGGCGGATCAAGGCTCTTCATGATCGGCGGCGCTTTGTTGCACATGCGGCAGAGAACAGGGAGGTCGATGTGGGGAGCATGATGGTGGAAGCGGTCCATCTTACTGAAAGCCGGCTACGTTCCGAAGGGGCTGAATATCGAATTCGTTTTACATCGTCCCTGAAAATATTGCGATAAAGCATTCCCGGATCCGGAAGGTTTACGGGATCTTAATTTGACCGGCCGGGTGTCGGCAGGAAAGGAGTTCTTCGAATGGCAGGGAACAATAATGACCGGGCTCACGCCCTGGATCTTGCAGTGACACAGATCGAAAAACAGTTCGGCAAGGGAGCGATCATGCGGCTCGGTTCGGCGGGAGCGGTTGTCGATGTCCCTTCGATCTCTTCGGGCTGCCTCTCTCTGGATTGTGCACTCGGAACCTGGGGATACCCCCGGGGCCGGATCGTGGAGATCTACGGACCGGAATCATCCGGAAAAACGACCTTGACCCTCCATGCCATTGCCGAGGCACAGAAAGCCGGGGGGGTCGCCGCCTTTGTCGATGCCGAACATGCCCTCGATGTATCCTATGCGAAGCGGTTGGGGGTGAATACCGACGATCTCCTCGTTTCCCAGCCCGATACGGGGGAGCAGGCCCTGGAGATCACCGATG
This sequence is a window from Deltaproteobacteria bacterium. Protein-coding genes within it:
- a CDS encoding CinA family protein, with translation MKDLVEEVGRLLLERGKTIALAESCTGGLIISLLVDFPGISAVLERGVVTYSNRSKTDLLGVPAELIERQGAVSRETARAMAVGIRDRAGTDVGLAVTGIAGPSGGTPEKPVGTVFIAIAEAGGAEVVPCRFSGDRRSIREQSAAKALTVLLDVLRTG
- a CDS encoding phosphatidylglycerophosphatase A, giving the protein MERLILFFASGFYSGYAPVASGTFGTLVGIALYLLLSRFSLILYSILTVAVSAAGIGLASKAETILGEKDSGIIVIDEIAGFLITMWGLPPTWRMVAAGFLFFRFFDVLKPFPVRWIDRNIPGGWGVMFDDLLAGVYANLTLRLALLVLNR
- the thpR gene encoding RNA 2',3'-cyclic phosphodiesterase produces the protein MKRLRAFIAIEISGPVKESLQRIQDSFRRLGDRVGWVKPAGMHLTLKFLGEIEETMIPPISEAISRTCAGREPFMLHLAGVGVFPGAKCPRILWAGVAQGEEQLRSIFSRLDPLLERIGFPQEKRVFHPHVTLGRIKALHDRRRFVAHAAENREVDVGSMMVEAVHLTESRLRSEGAEYRIRFTSSLKILR